The following are encoded together in the Equus quagga isolate Etosha38 chromosome 1, UCLA_HA_Equagga_1.0, whole genome shotgun sequence genome:
- the LOC124225155 gene encoding olfactory receptor 2K2 codes for MQGENLTIWSLFFLEGFSRYPELEIVLFVFSLVMYLITLLGNSTLILITVLDSCLQSPMYLFLGNLSFMDICYTSASIPTLLVNLLSCQKTIIFSGCAVQMYVSLAMGSTECVLLAVMAYDRYVAICNPLRYPIVMNRQVCVQLATVSWVTGCLTALLETSFALQIPFCGNLIDHFTWEILAVLKLACTSSLLMDMVMLVVSVLLLPIPLLLICISYVLILSTVLRISSAEGRNKAFSTCGAHLTVVILYYGAALSMYLKPSSASSQEIDKVISLLYGVLTPMLNPIIYSLRNKEVKDAMKRLLGRITLHQTCENL; via the coding sequence ATGCAAGGAGAAAACCTCACCATCTGGAGCCTTTTTTTCCTGGAGGGTTTTTCGAGATACCCAGAGTTAGAGATCGTTCTCTTTGTCTTCAGCCTTGTAATGTATCTGATAACCCTCCTGGGCAACAGCACTCTTATTTTAATCACTGTCCTAGATTCATGCCTTCAAAGCCCCATGTACTTGTTCCTGGGGAATCTCTCTTTCATGGATATTTGTTACACATCTGCTTCTATTCCCACTTTGCTGGTGAACCTGCTGTCATGCCAGAAAACCATTATCTTTTCTGGGTGTGCTGTACAGATGTATGTGTCCCTTGCCATGGGCTCCACGGAGTGTGTGCTCCTGGCTGTCATGGCGTATGACCGTTATGTCGCCATTTGCAACCCGCTGAGATACCCCATCGTCATGAACAGGCAGGTCTGTGTGCAGTTGGCCACTGTCTCCTGGGTGACCGGCTGTCTGACCGCCCTGTTGGAAACCAGTTTCGCCCTGCAGATACCGTTTTGTGGGAATCTCATCGATCACTTCACATGGGAAATTCTGGCCGTGCTGAAGTTAGCTTGCACAAGTTCACTGCTCATGGACATGGTCATGCTGGTGGTCAGCGTGCTCCTCCTGCCCATTCCACTGCTGTTAATATGCATCTCCTATGtcttaatcctttctactgttctGAGAATCAGCTCAGCAGAGGGAAGAAAcaaggctttttctacctgtggtGCCCACTTGACCGTAGTGATCTTGTATTATGGGGCTGCCCTCTCCATGTACTTAAAACCTTCTTCAGCAAGCTCACAAGAAATAGATAAAGTCATCTCATTGCTTTATGGAGTCCTTACCCCTATGTTGAACCCCATAATTTACAGTTTAAGAAACAAGGAAGTCAAAGATGCTATGAAAAGACTACTGGGCAGAATAACATTGCATCAGACGTGTGAAAATCTCTGA